In Musa acuminata AAA Group cultivar baxijiao chromosome BXJ2-3, Cavendish_Baxijiao_AAA, whole genome shotgun sequence, the following proteins share a genomic window:
- the LOC135608270 gene encoding sucrose transport protein SUT2-like isoform X1 produces MTVPGRHRPSTTAMAAAAAEAGGREAVALPHKVSRRQLLRVASVACGVQFGWALQLSLLTPYVQELGIPHQWASLVWLCGPLSGLIVQPFVGHMSDRCASPFGRRRPYIVGGAAAISTAVLLVGFSADIGSALGDPGGGETRYRAIAVYLLGFWLLDVGNNTTQGPCRALLADLTGKDHRRTRVANAYFSLFMALGNILGYATGSFSRWFSIFPFSVTSACGINCANLKSAFLLDVVILAITTCITVLSAKETPLSSAGGLMDSAGETQVQLNTEHEAFLWELIGSCRYLTLPIWMVLIVTALTWIGWFPFILFDTDWMGREIYKGDPNEGTNYQIGVRMGASGLLLNSVVLGCTSVVLEKICRKWGAGLTWGIANILMFLCFLAMLIISSWAKNKEYPQNGLPPDGVVVASLVIFTILGAPLAVTYTIPYAMISARTEPLGFGQGLAMGILNLAIVIPQVLISVGSGPLDQLFGGGNSPAFAVGALAAFVSGLVAIIGIPRSQIAGRRGQR; encoded by the exons ATGACGGTTCCGGGGCGCCATAGGCCATCGACGACggcgatggcggcggcggcggcagaggCGGGGGGAAGGGAGGCGGTGGCGCTGCCGCACAAGGTCTCGCGGCGGCAGCTGCTGCGGGTGGCGTCAGTGGCGTGCGGGGTGCAGTTCGGGTGGGCGCTCCAGCTGTCGCTGCTCACGCCGTACGTGCAGGAGCTGGGGATCCCCCACCAGTGGGCCAGTCTAGTGTGGCTCTGCGGGCCGCTCTCCGGCCTCATCGTCCAGCCCTTCGTCGGCCACATGAGCGACCGCTGCGCCAGCCCATTCGGCCGCCGAAGACCATACATCGTCGGCGGGGCCGCCGCTATATCCACCGCCGTCCTTCTCGTCGGGTTCTCTGCGGACATCGGCAGCGCCCTCGGCGACCCCGGCGGCGGGGAGACCCGGTACCGCGCGATCGCCGTCTACCTGCTAGGGTTTTGGCTGCTGGACGTTGGGAACAACACCACCCAGGGACCCTGCAGGGCGCTCCTTGCCGATCTCACAG GCAAGGATCACAGACGGACTCGGGTAGCTAATGCTTATTTTTCACTCTTCATGGCACTGGGGAATATACTCGGCTATGCTACTGGATCTTTTAGTCGTTGGTTTAGCATATTTCCCTTCAGTGTCACTTCAGCATGCGGCATAAATTGTGCCAATCTCAAATCTGCTTTTCTTCTTGATGTTGTTATTCTTGCAATCACTACTTGCATCACTGTATTATCAGCCAAGGAAACTCCTCTTTCTTCTGCTGGTGGACTTATGGATTCTGCCGGAGAGACACAAGTGCAGTTAAATACTGAGCATGAGGCTTTTCTATGGGAATTAATTGGTTCGTGTAGGTATCTAACTCTGCCTATTTGGATGGTTCTAATTGTCACTGCACTTACTTGGATAGGATGGTTTCCATTCATTCTTTTTGATACTGATTGGATGGGCCGGGAGATCTACAAGGGAGACCCAAATGAAGGGACGAATTATCAAATTGGAGTCAGAATGGGTGCTTCTGGTCTATTGTTGAACTCTGTTGTTCTTGGATGTACCTCGGTGGTCTTGGAAAAAATCTGCAGAAAGTGGGGTGCTGGCTTGACTTGGGGAATTGCCAACATTCTCATGTTTTTGTGCTTTTTAGCAATGCTTATAATATCTTCTTGGGCAAAAAATAAGGAATACCCACAAAATGGACTTCCTCCGGATGGTGTTGTTGTTGCTTCACTTGTTATTTTTACGATCCTTGGGGCACCTTTGGCA GTCACATATACTATTCCTTATGCAATGATTTCTGCACGTACAGAACCTTTAGGATTTGGCCAGG GGTTGGCGATGGGCATCTTAAATTTGGCGATTGTGATACCTCAG GTGCTAATATCTGTGGGAAGTGGGCCATTGGATCAATTATTTGGTGGTGGCAACTCACCAGCCTTTGCTGTAGGAGCACTTGCAGCTTTTGTGAGCGGACTTGTGGCAATTATTGGTATTCCTCGGTCCCAGATTGCGGGACGAAGGGGTCAAAGATAA
- the LOC135608270 gene encoding sucrose transport protein SUT2-like isoform X2, translated as MTVPGRHRPSTTAMAAAAAEAGGREAVALPHKVSRRQLLRVASVACGVQFGWALQLSLLTPYVQELGIPHQWASLVWLCGPLSGLIVQPFVGHMSDRCASPFGRRRPYIVGGAAAISTAVLLVGFSADIGSALGDPGGGETRYRAIAVYLLGFWLLDVGNNTTQGPCRALLADLTGKDHRRTRVANAYFSLFMALGNILGYATGSFSRWFSIFPFSVTSACGINCANLKSAFLLDVVILAITTCITVLSAKETPLSSAGGLMDSAGETQVQLNTEHEAFLWELIGSCRYLTLPIWMVLIVTALTWIGWFPFILFDTDWMGREIYKGDPNEGTNYQIGVRMGASGLLLNSVVLGCTSVVLEKICRKWGAGLTWGIANILMFLCFLAMLIISSWAKNKEYPQNGLPPDGVVVASLVIFTILGAPLAVTYTIPYAMISARTEPLGFGQGLAMGILNLAIVIPQEVHFLGSLRMNQSSSPLRSYVEDVITCCFETNIDESEVSVDLRMDRK; from the exons ATGACGGTTCCGGGGCGCCATAGGCCATCGACGACggcgatggcggcggcggcggcagaggCGGGGGGAAGGGAGGCGGTGGCGCTGCCGCACAAGGTCTCGCGGCGGCAGCTGCTGCGGGTGGCGTCAGTGGCGTGCGGGGTGCAGTTCGGGTGGGCGCTCCAGCTGTCGCTGCTCACGCCGTACGTGCAGGAGCTGGGGATCCCCCACCAGTGGGCCAGTCTAGTGTGGCTCTGCGGGCCGCTCTCCGGCCTCATCGTCCAGCCCTTCGTCGGCCACATGAGCGACCGCTGCGCCAGCCCATTCGGCCGCCGAAGACCATACATCGTCGGCGGGGCCGCCGCTATATCCACCGCCGTCCTTCTCGTCGGGTTCTCTGCGGACATCGGCAGCGCCCTCGGCGACCCCGGCGGCGGGGAGACCCGGTACCGCGCGATCGCCGTCTACCTGCTAGGGTTTTGGCTGCTGGACGTTGGGAACAACACCACCCAGGGACCCTGCAGGGCGCTCCTTGCCGATCTCACAG GCAAGGATCACAGACGGACTCGGGTAGCTAATGCTTATTTTTCACTCTTCATGGCACTGGGGAATATACTCGGCTATGCTACTGGATCTTTTAGTCGTTGGTTTAGCATATTTCCCTTCAGTGTCACTTCAGCATGCGGCATAAATTGTGCCAATCTCAAATCTGCTTTTCTTCTTGATGTTGTTATTCTTGCAATCACTACTTGCATCACTGTATTATCAGCCAAGGAAACTCCTCTTTCTTCTGCTGGTGGACTTATGGATTCTGCCGGAGAGACACAAGTGCAGTTAAATACTGAGCATGAGGCTTTTCTATGGGAATTAATTGGTTCGTGTAGGTATCTAACTCTGCCTATTTGGATGGTTCTAATTGTCACTGCACTTACTTGGATAGGATGGTTTCCATTCATTCTTTTTGATACTGATTGGATGGGCCGGGAGATCTACAAGGGAGACCCAAATGAAGGGACGAATTATCAAATTGGAGTCAGAATGGGTGCTTCTGGTCTATTGTTGAACTCTGTTGTTCTTGGATGTACCTCGGTGGTCTTGGAAAAAATCTGCAGAAAGTGGGGTGCTGGCTTGACTTGGGGAATTGCCAACATTCTCATGTTTTTGTGCTTTTTAGCAATGCTTATAATATCTTCTTGGGCAAAAAATAAGGAATACCCACAAAATGGACTTCCTCCGGATGGTGTTGTTGTTGCTTCACTTGTTATTTTTACGATCCTTGGGGCACCTTTGGCA GTCACATATACTATTCCTTATGCAATGATTTCTGCACGTACAGAACCTTTAGGATTTGGCCAGG GGTTGGCGATGGGCATCTTAAATTTGGCGATTGTGATACCTCAG GAAGTCCACTTTCTTGGATCACTTAGAATGAATCAATCTTCTTCACCCCTAAGATCTTATGTAGAGGATGTCATCACATGCTGTTTTGAGACAAACATAGATGAATCTGAAGTCAGTGTAGACCTGAGGATGGATAGGAAGTAG
- the LOC135608272 gene encoding transcription factor bHLH25-like encodes MEASASPCYSDMGMEQSFFDQWEWTALDQLGADQLGVGLLRDVEPSPSSESHASFPKKATKTDASWPRILSFGRPESPICHSALYVPTTRPKEEMAVPIRGGSKRDYDTMSGQGSKRANLAARTASHNPEHVVAERKRREKLSQRFIALSAVVPGLKKMDKASVLGDAIEYLKRLEEQVKSLEDQVAKRQAEKAVLVKKSRLGADDDDSSSDEHPCGGPAPEIEARVCDKAVLIKIHCENRKGVLVKALSEIEKLHLSVGNTSVIPFAAASLDITVMTQMEEEFCVTAKEVVKKLNSAFRQRSVR; translated from the exons ATGGAGGCATCGGCATCTCCGTGCTATTCCGACATG GGAATGGAGCAGAGTTTCTTTGATCAGTGGGAATGGACAGCTCTGGATCAGCTCGGCGCAGACCAACTGGGAGTGGGCCTCCTGCGAGACGTAGAACCGTCTCCCTCCTCTGAAAGCCATGCTTCGTTTCCCAAGAAGGCCACCAAGACCGACGCCTCGTGGCCAAGAATTCTATCGTTTGGCAGGCCGGAATCACCCATCTGTCACTCCGCTCTCTATGTTCCGACGACGAGGCCGAAAGAAGAGATGGCTGTGCCGATCCGCGGTGGCTCGAAGAGGGACTACGACACCATGTCGGGGCAGGGTTCCAAGAGGGCAAACTTGGCGGCGAGGACGGCCTCTCATAACCCGGAACACGTCGTGGCCGAGAGGAAACGCAGAGAGAAGCTTAGCCAGAGATTCATCGCACTCTCCGCAGTAGTTCCTGGTCTAAAGAAG ATGGACAAGGCCTCCGTTCTCGGGGACGCCATCGAGTACCTGAAGCGACTCGAAGAGCAGGTCAAGTCTCTGGAAGATCAAGTTGCGAAGAGGCAGGCGGAGAAGGCGGTGCTCGTCAAGAAGTCTCGGCTCGGCGCCGACGATGACGACAGCTCCTCCGACGAACACCCATGCGGCGGGCCTGCTCCCGAGATCGAGGCCAGAGTGTGCGACAAGGCTGTCCTCATCAAGATCCACTGCGAGAACCGCAAGGGCGTGCTggtgaaagctctctccgagatcGAGAAGCTCCACCTTTCCGTGGGGAACACCAGCGTCATACCTTTCGCCGCTGCTTCTCTCGACATCACCGTCATGACCCAG ATGGAAGAGGAGTTCTGCGTGACGGCCAAAGAGGTGGTGAAGAAGCTGAACTCCGCTTTCAGACAACGGTCGGTGCGTTGA